The Erythrobacter aurantius genome includes a window with the following:
- a CDS encoding IS3 family transposase (programmed frameshift): MKRSRFNEEQIIAILKEQEAGMATTEVCRRHGISSATFYKWKSKFGGLEVSEARRLRSLEEENSRLKKLLAEAMLDNAVLKDLAFKKMVTPGAKREAVAYAREHHGVSERRACALVGVSRRVIRYEPTRPDDGALRQRLRELAAERRRFGYRRLGYLLAREGIRPNHKKLLRIYREEGLRVRRRGGRKRALGTRRPMVLPDGPNQRWSLDFVSDSLICGRRFRILCVVDDYTRECLALVADTSLSGARVARELTSLIGIRGKPHTVVSDNGTELTSSAILRWSQERRVEWHYIAPGKPMQNGFVESFNGRLRDECLNETLFTSLAHARFVLAAWRHDYNTVRPHSKLGGKTPAEIAGQRVWGHAPRHVAIPSNNHHEGARLYL; the protein is encoded by the exons ATGAAGCGAAGCAGGTTCAACGAAGAGCAGATCATTGCGATCTTGAAGGAGCAGGAAGCGGGCATGGCGACGACTGAGGTCTGCCGCCGCCACGGGATCAGCTCGGCGACGTTCTACAAGTGGAAGTCTAAGTTCGGCGGGCTCGAGGTGTCCGAGGCCCGGCGGCTGCGATCGCTCGAGGAGGAGAACTCGCGGCTGAAGAAGCTGCTGGCCGAGGCGATGTTGGACAACGCGGTGCTGAAGGATCTGGCAT TCAAAAAAATGGTAACGCCCGGCGCCAAGCGGGAAGCCGTCGCCTATGCCCGGGAGCATCACGGGGTGAGCGAGCGTCGGGCGTGTGCACTGGTTGGTGTGAGCCGCAGGGTAATCCGTTACGAGCCTACAAGGCCAGATGACGGGGCGCTGCGGCAACGGCTGCGCGAGCTGGCGGCGGAACGCCGCCGGTTCGGCTATCGCCGCCTGGGCTACCTTCTGGCGCGGGAAGGCATCAGGCCCAACCACAAGAAGCTGCTGCGCATCTACCGGGAGGAGGGGCTGCGCGTGCGTCGCCGTGGCGGCCGGAAAAGGGCCTTGGGCACGCGCAGGCCGATGGTGCTGCCGGACGGCCCGAACCAGCGTTGGTCGCTCGACTTCGTCTCCGACAGCCTGATCTGCGGTCGGCGCTTCCGTATCCTGTGCGTGGTCGATGACTACACGCGCGAGTGCCTGGCGCTGGTGGCCGATACGTCGCTGTCGGGTGCTCGGGTAGCGCGGGAACTGACCAGCCTTATCGGCATCCGGGGAAAGCCGCATACGGTGGTCAGCGACAATGGCACCGAACTGACCTCGTCGGCCATCCTGCGCTGGTCGCAGGAGCGCAGGGTCGAGTGGCACTACATCGCACCGGGAAAGCCAATGCAGAACGGCTTCGTGGAGAGCTTCAATGGCCGCCTGCGCGACGAATGCCTCAACGAGACGCTGTTCACCTCGCTGGCCCATGCCCGGTTCGTGCTGGCCGCCTGGCGACACGATTACAACACGGTCAGGCCACACTCGAAAC